The window TATCACAAGGAGTTCAATCGAGAGAATATAAGGGGAGCTGTCCATTTATTACTCTTTATATTCAAAGTCCTACACAGGCCACACAAATAAAAGAAAAAATAGGTCTGTTTTTTACAGGATTACAAAAGAAAGTTTCTCTATTACTGAAACAAGGGGTAGAGAATGGAGAATTTAGAAAGACGATTCATATTGATGAGGTTGCATCACTGTTTATTACCAATCTTGAAGGCGCGTTATTTATTTCAGAAACATTGAAGGATGCAACTGTCATTACGAAAACAGCAGATCATATTTTTAACTTGCTTCGATAAAGAAGCTTTTTTTTCACATTAAATTAGTACTGATTAGTACTAAAAGGGAGATTTTTATATGAGAACAGTATTATTAATTGGTGGAACGGGCTTTATTGGAAAGCAATTAGTCGAAGAATTAGCCAAAGAGGATGTGAACATTCTTCTTTTAGTGAGGTCGAAAAGTAAAGCAACACGCATTTTTCAAGAAAGAGGCATTTTAAAAGAAGCAGTGATGCACTTTGTTGAAGGTGATTTGACGAAAATAGATTTAGGGCTAAGTGCTGATGATAAGGAGAGGGTATTGAAAACGGATGTGATGATTCACGCAGGAGGCCCCATGGATATTCAAGCGACAAGTAAAAAGGCAGCTTCCGTCTTTTTAAATGGCGCCAAACATATTAGTGACTTAGCTAAAAGTATTCATCAATTGAAGGGCTTGCAGCAATTTATTCATGTTGTCGGTTATATGAGTCCCTTTGATGATCAAAATAGCAAGATTGAAATTGATGTGTTTAAAGAAGGAAACAGTTATTTGAAAATAAAAAGTCCTTATGAGAGAACAAAATTTTTAGCAGATCTTTATATTCGTCAACAGGCATTAGCAGTAGGTTATCCGCTTTCTGTCATTAATCCGCCAACTGTAGTCGGCAGTAGTAAAACGGGGAGTACAGAGCAGATAGCAGGATTAGGTTTGCTTGTGAAGAGTATGCGAAGAGGGCTCATGCCGGTGATTCCTGGAGGTAAGGACTATAGGTTGCCACTTATTTCAAACGATGAGTTTGCGAGGTTTATTGTGCAGGTTTTCAGATTGGAACAGTCGGCTATTCAAACATATACACTTGTTGAAGACAAACAGAACGATCAGAACTTTGCTGAATTATTAAGTATGATGTCAGAAAGTATGAATATGAGGGCACCAAAAATCTTTGTCCCAATGCCACTGATGAAAGCTATAATGAATAGTGGCGTAAGTAAAATAACAAACATTCCTTCTGATGGACTGAACTTTATGACAAAACGAACATTTTCAAATGTTGCAGCGAAAAAAATAATGGGAGAAGATTGGTTTAAGAAGACGAGTGTCATGAAATTTTTCCCTGCTGTAGTAGCTGATCTGGATTATCGAATGATGAATCAAAATGGTAAGGATCATCATTTATTTAAACGAACATTATGTGATAACACGACTCTTTATCAATTACAAGGAGAGGGTAAACCTTTTATTTTATTACATGGTTTATTGAGTGATGGAGAGGATTTATTCCCTTTAGCACAAGAGCTACATGAAAAAACGGGTCAACCTGTATGGAACTTGGATCTTCCAGGTTTGGGACGATCTCCTTTTAAAAGAGAGAAACATCTTCTAGATATCTATTTGAATGTCGTGAAAAAGGTATTGGAGAAAGCGACGAATGGTGCACATCTAATCGGCCATTCATTCGGTGCGTATATTCTTCTGGAAGCATTGGTACAAGAGTACATCGATAAGAAGTATTCAATCACTTTACTTCAGCCACCTGTTGATAAGAAAAAAACTGCATCGCGAAATGTTCCTCAATTTATGAACAAATGGACATTGAAATGGGCAACGACTAATATGATAGGGCGTTATGTATTAAGTAATGGTTTGTTTGAAAATACGGAGAGCATCCCTGGACATTATATTGAAAAAGTCAGAAATAGTTTTACATCTCCTAGAATATTAAATACGACGGTTCAGCTTAACAGCTTACTACAGAAATTCGATCAAGATGATTTCAATGAGGTCACAAAGGATCATCTTCATATGATTTGGGGGGTCTATGACAAAGGCTATTCTGCCCCATCGCATCTTGGTAAAGTTGATTTTGTTCCATATGGTCATCATTTCCCACTTAGCCATCCGAGTCAAACGGCAGCATTGGTCATAAAGCAGATGAGGGTATGGGATAAATAAAAGGTTTAAGGGAGACCAGCGTGGCTAAAAAATTTCAATAGTAGAATACTTGATGAATTCGCGAGAAACAAAGTGAACCATATAAATGAAATAGAGGAGGATGAGAATGAGCCAATTCGATAATCTAACAAAATACATACCGCTGCTTCAGGAAGATCCTATTGGAGAATGGGTCATCGATCAAGAAAATGATGGCACAGCTGAACATCCGATTCAGATGCCCTTTGTGAATTATTCCGAAACGGTTCGTCACTTGATCGAAGATGTTTATACCTTTGCAAAACAACATCAAGAGCTGGAGCTTACCCGCTACAGAGAGATCCTCAAAGAAAATGGGATTGAAGGTGGACCGAACGATATCGAGAATGTGGACACTTCAAATTTAAATGCGCAGTGTGTGCTTGCTCTCATGATGGGGGTTGTGAGAGCCGAACGGTTTAGCGAGGGTGCCATATTCAAATTCTTTAAAAGCGGAGCTATTGTAAAGTGCCTGGAAAGATTGGATTGTTTGGAGTGATCAAATGAAAAGTAAAACAGATGCAGCCAACACTTTTCCACCTATGAAAATAGAAGAAATTGATAACATTTTATTAAATGCTCTTGATGCGTATAAAATTCATTTTACAAGATCCCTATTGTCCTGATAAAAGTGATATTCACAGTGTGTATGTCATCTATAAAAAGTCTATACTCAATTTACTTGAAGGTAGGATTCGTTCTATTCATAGTCATGAATTCATGAATGCTAAGAAAAAGGATCGAGCGATTTCTAAAGAAGATATTGAATATGCACTAGAGATGGCTACAGTTGTGGTTCTTGCAAGTGAAAATAGTGGAGTACTGACAAATTATTTTTATAGCGGAGTCGGCGAAAGGTTAGATCGTATTTTTAATATATGCTTAGGTTATTCTTCAGATTTACAGAAAACAGAGAACAAAGTAAGATTGCAACGATTTATGAATGATATAAAGATTGTTGAAGAGATGGGATTGTTAGAAAAATTTTAGGATCATGAGCAAAACCTAGATGTTAGAGAAATCTAGGTTTTTTCGCGCTTTTGAAAAATTTATTCAACTTCATGTTGACTTTCCCCTTAACTGAAAGGTTTATACTTTGATCAGATCAACAAAACGGAGGAGATGCAGGATGTTCAAGATCGGCGATTTTTCTATGTTAAGTAAAGTGCCTGTTAAAACCTTAAGATATTATGACCAAATTGATTTATTAAAGCCTAAGCAGATTGATCAAGGTTCAGGATACCGTTATTACTCAGCTGAACAGCTGCTAGAGGTCAATCGAATTTTTCTCTATAAGGAATTAGGCTTTACGTTAAAGCAAATGGCTCAGCTTCTTCGGGAAGATATTTCGGTAGAGCAGATTCAGGGCATGTTTCTGCTGAAAGAAAGTGAGATTCAGCAATTGATCGAGAGAGAACAACAGAAATTAGCGCGTATTAAGGAGCGGATGCACCTCATTAAACGAGAGGGGTGTGTTGAAAAAGAACAGGAGGTCATCATCAAATCTGTTGAAAGCAAAAGCATCATGTCTTTTCAATCCAACGGAACTGTTGACGAAATTCCTTCATTCTTTCAAACGTTTCATCATTTATTACTTAAAAATCAACAAGAATTGATCTCGGGACCACAAATGGTGCTGTGGAGGGAATCAATGGAAAAAGAAAGTGAGTTCGAATTTGAGGTGGGGTATTCCGTCAAAGCGTTAAGGTGCACTCTTCCTCAAGGAATCACGATACGTACGTTACCTGCTGAAGAAACAATGGCGACACTGTTATTTCATTCACATTCTCCATCCGCACAAACTGCTTGTATTGACCTGGCGACATGGATTGAAAATAACGGATACCGCGTGAAAGAAGACCAGCCGGGCCGAGAGATTTATTACCCTTTGTCTGAAAATGAAGAAGGCAGACTCATTGAAATTCAAATTCCTATTATAGATGAAATCAAATCGTAAACATTGCCCAAAGGAGAAACGTCACGATGAAAAACAAAACTGTTGTCTATTTACTTGCTTTAGCAGCCTTTTTAATTGGAACGATTGAATATATCATTACAGGCATTATCCAGATGGTCGCAGATGATTTACATGTCACGACGTCTGCTGCTGGATTATTGGTCACGTCTTTAGCGCTCTCAGCAGCCATCGGCGCACCGATTGTCATTGCACTGACGATCAATATGGACCGCAGAAAAATATTATCATGGATGCTGATCATTTTTATTTTAAGTAATTTCATCACAAGTGTCAGCCATTCGTTTGAAATGGTGATGATGACAAGGATTTTACAAGGAATCAGTGGGGGGACGGCTATTGTAGTGGCAATGGCTGTTGCGACTCGTCTTGTAGAACGTGAAAAAAGAGGAACAGCCATTGGCATCATTTTAATGGGATTAAGCAGCTCCTTGGTTTTAGGTGTTCCAATCGGGACATTTCTAAGCAGTATGATCGGATGGAAAGCATTATTCGCAACCATTGGATTGATCACGCTTATTCCGCTGATTGTTGTGTATAGGCGAATTCCGTCTATGAAAGAACAAGAACCGGTGACACTTGGTATGCAATTATCGATTTTAAAAGATAAGCGAATATTACTTGCGGTGGCAGTGACGCTATTCTATGTAGGTGGATATTCCACGTTATTTACCTATTTAACGCCCTTCCTGCAAGCATCAGCAAACCTTAGTATCACAGAAATCAGTGGCATTTTATTACTAGCTGGAATATGCAGCTTTTTGGGCTCCAGCCTTGGAGGGATTGCAGCAGATAAAAAGGGCCCAATATTCACGATTTTCTCTGGAATCATTCTGCAAATCATCATGCTCATGCTGCTAGCATTTGTCACAGGGAATCTCGTGGTCATGGTGGCTGTCATCATGATATGGATGATCGCTACATGGAGCACATCACCAGCTCAGCAGCTATATCTTGTCACACTTGTACCAAAATCTCCTGATATCGCATTAAGTGTCAATACATCATTTATTCAATTCGGATTTGCCTTAGGCTCTGGTGTAGGAGGGATTGTGTTAAGCGAAACATCTATATTAAACCTAAGCTGGATCAGTGCTGGGACCGTTTTTCTCGCTTTACTCATGACCATTCTAATGGTGGCGTTTGACCGTTTTTCTCAGCATAAGAGTTTGAAGGTGATTGAACAAGGAAGCTAACTTAAATTCAATTTTGTATAGAAGGAACTACTTATTTCGGGTAGTTCCTTTTTGATTTGAAGAATGAACCAGTGAAGTTGTTTATTTGCTACAATAGGAGTCAATATCCAAAGAATGAAGGCATCAACAAATTTCTTTTAAAAACGATGAATGTCTAACAAAAGAACTGCTAGACGAGGAGAGAAAATAGAATGCAAATAAGTGAGGATATCATCAATCGAAAAGGCGCTCGAAAGGGGACTGATATCCCTCGTGACGTCTGGACCCTTTTGAATCAGGGAGAGATCGAAAGTGTGAATTTAACTGAATGGCTGGCTGTCAATCATATGACGCTAATACAGCATGTTTTGCCGTCCGTTGGTTTAGACCATTATATAGACGATATTTCATCTGAGATCACTAAACAAAAAGCTGAATCAGGAATGAAAGCAATTCGTCTCATCGGTCAATTGTTAGATGAAGTGCTACACAAAGAGAATGAGGAAAAACAAGCGGAAGTACTACAGGCATTTGCTCACCACGTATCTGATAGCGTTCGCTGTTGGGGTGCTTATATGAACAAACAACGTTTATCAACTCTGGAAGAGAAACTTGCGTACATTCAGCCATTTGCAGCTGATCATCATTTTGGTGTTCGAGAAATTGCGTGGATGTCCGTGAGAGAAAGCCTCAGTCATCAGCTTGATCAAAGTATAGAATATTTAACAGAATGGGCAAAAAGCGGGGATGAAAATCTTCGCCGGTTCTCTGTAGAGGCGATCCGTCCTAGAGGGGTATGGACAAAGCATATTGAGTTATTAAAACAAGAGCCAGAGAGGGCGCTGCCTATTCTAAATTTACTCAAATCCGATCCATCAACATATGTTCAAGATTCTGTAGGAAACTGGCTCAATGACGCTAGTAAAACACAACCAAATTGGGTCATGAACCTTTGCGAACAGTGGTCAAAGGAATCTGATACAAAAGCGACTAGCAGAATTATCAAGAAAGCGAAGAGAACGATTGTGAAGGGGAATCTGTGAATAAGAGCTTGAACTGAAATCCTTTTTTGAGGGGGTTTCTATCTATAAATCATTCAGAAAGAAAAGTCTCAAAGCGAGCTCAGTAAACAGATTGCCCCATTTCGTGGGATATAGTCTCTTCAATTCTGCATTCTATATATATCTTATCCTCTCATTGTCATACTTTTGAATGAAATTGACTCAATAGAATTGACGCAAGAGCCATGAATAGGTGAAGATGAAATAAACTGTAAGATAAAGGGAGACAAATGATGATACATATCGTATTTGGGGCAGCAACTGCCGGTAGTTTAAAACAAGCATTCCGTGAAATGAAGCAAGATCAAATAGATGATATCATCGCTTTTGATGATATTTATTCGATTGGACCACTTTTACATTTACACGGACGTGAAGGACAAGCGAAGCGTAAAGAGTGGCTGCGTAACGTGATGTCAAACGAATTTGGCGATTTTGACGACATGGTCAACGATCAGCACAGATTGCTTCAGCAAATAAAACATATAAAAGATGGTACGCGTATCCTCATCTGGACAGGCAATAATGCCCATGAGCAAATTGGTTTGCGATATGCCATCTATTTATTAAAAGAGAAAAACATTGAATTGTCTCTCATCAATACAACGGCTGCATTTGATCAGCTGTTCAATACAAATACTAGACGAATGGATATTCGCCATGCCGGGGAAATTACAACTGAAAAATTGAAGGTTTTGTACAGATGTAAAGAGCACATTCACACAGTATCAAAAGAAGAAAGAGAGAAATTACACAGCGAATGGCTTTCATTTGCTAAGGAAAATCATACGCTGCGGATATGGCAAAAAGGACAAACGATCAGTGTACCAGAAGATGAGTTTGATGCTTATTTAGTGAAAATGGCTAAGCGGCTTCATCAGTCCGAGCCAGAAGAGGAGTACATCGTAACTCCACGCTTAATAGGAGAAGTCATTGGTCATTTAGATCAGTATATCGGTGATGATTTTATCGAGTATCGGATAAAGACATTAATTGATCAAGGCATTTTTGACATGATAGGACGACGAACTTCCATGCGTTATTACTCAATTAAACTGACAGAATTCGGTCAGCACTTCAAAAAATGGGTGTGCTGCCGTGAATTTGAGGATCATCCTTTTGTGAAAATTGAAGGAGATTACGGTGGTGAACCTTTTCATTGTGGGTATTGTCAATGTCATCTAGAAAGAGATGATATACCAATGAGCGATACACTTTTCTCAAAGATCTGGAATTGGAACATACAGTATGGCCGCTGGTTTGACGAAGAGACAGATGATTTGCTATCAAATGGTGCAGACATGGAAAAGAAATTCAATCAAGAAGGAGAGCGTATCACAGAAGAAGTGAAACGAGCCTTATCCCCTGCGTTTCAAATTGAATACAGCCCAAGTCAATACACGCAACATATCATTTAAAGAATGAATTTCAATTGCTCTGCACAAAATAAAGCTTTACATGTTCTATCATCATCATGTAAGATATGGAGAAATTAAAAGCGAAGAAAAGGACATGAGCCATTTTTGCTGGGTACCAGAGAGGGAAGTTACGCTGAAATCTTCCTAACGCAGGAAATGGTCTTACCACCTTTGAGCTGTATTGGGGAAAATTGAAGTATCCAATACCGTCTACGCCTCGTTACGGCGCCAGAGCCATAAAGCGAATATGCATTATGGGAATTTGGGTAGAACCACGGATCTCACATTCGTCCCTCTATGAGGGATGGGTGTGTTTTTTTGTTCACTCATATATCATCATTGCTTTGAAAAGGACATGAGCAGCTTTTATCGGTTACCAGAGAGGGAAGTCACGCTGAAATCTTCCTAACGCAGAAAAGTTGTCTTACCACCTTTGAGCTGTATTGGGGAAAATTGAAGTATCCAATACCGACTATGCCGCGTTACGGCACCAGAGCCATAAAGCGAATACGCATTATGGGAATTTGGGTGGAACCACGGATTACACATTCGTCCCTTTATGAGGGATGGGTGTGTTTTTTTATTTCAAAAAAAGAAAGGTGTGTCAGTCATGAGAGAAAAATTGGTGAAGATTCAATTTCCAGATGGAAAGATAAAGGAGTTTTCTGCAGGTACGACTGTCGCAGATGTTGCCTCCCATATTAGCCCGAGTTTAAGGAAAAAAGCAGTGGCAGGAAAGATCAATGATCAATTGGTCGATGTAAGTCACCAGCTGGACAGCGATGCTGGGCTGTCTATTGTCACACTCGATTCAAAAGAAGGGCTTGAAGTGCTGCGCCATACATCTGCACACATATTAGCCCAAGCGGTGAAAAGGTTATACGACAATGTCACACTTGGAATCGGACCTGTTATCGAAAATGGATTTTACTATGATATGAAGCTCAATCAAACATTAAGTGTAGAGGATTTGGCTGTAATTGAAAAAGAAATGGAAAACATCATAAACGAGAATCATCTCATCCAAAGAAAAGAGGTATCTTACAAAGAAGCTGAATCGTTGTTTGCACATGATCCATATAAGCTGGATATTTTAAAAGGTCTACCCTCTCAAGAAGCCATCACAGTTTATCAGCAAGGAGAATTTATCGACTTGTGCCGTGGACCACATTTACCTTCTACTGGGTACTTAAAGTCATTTAAACTAACACGTGTTGCAGGGGCTTATTGGCGGGGAGACAGTCATCAAGATGTATTGCAGCGAGTGTATGGTGTAGCGTTTCAACATTCAAAACAACTAGCTGAATATCTTCATTTCATGGAAGAAGCAAACAAGCGTGATCACCGAAAATTAGGGAAACAATTATCACTATTTATGTTTTCAGAAGAAGCGCCAGGTATGCCGTTTTATTTACCAAAAGGTCAGCTTGTCAAAAATGAATTAATGGCTTTTTCTAGAGAAGTGCGAGGCAAAGCGCAATATGAAGAAGTGAGCACACCGTTTATGATGAACCAAGAGCTTTGGGAAAAGTCGGGACACTGGGATCATTATCATGAAAATATGTATTTCTCAGAAGTAGACCATACAAGCTTTGCTTTAAAGCCGATGAATTGTCCAGGACATATGCTCATGTTTAAAAATAGCTTATATTCATACAGAGACCTTCCGATCAGGATGGCTGAATTTGGTCAGGTGCATCGTCATGAATTTAGCGGAGCATTAAATGGATTGTTCAGGGTCAGGACATTTTGCCAAGATGATGCCCATATTTTTTTGAGAGAAGATCAAATTGAAGCTGAAATCAAGCGGATTTTCCAATTAGTTGATCATGTGTATCGGACATTTGGGTTTGAGTACTCTGTGGAACTATCCACTCGTCCTGAAAAAGCGTTAGGCGATGATCCCATTTGGGATATCTCTGAATCAGCGCTAAAGAATGTGCTTGATCGGCTAAAAGTCGATTACCAGTTAAATGAAGGAGATGGGGCATTTTATGGACCGAAAATTGATTTTCATATAAAAGATGCCTTGCAGCGAAGCCATCAGTGCGCTACAATTCAGCTAGATTTTCAA is drawn from Bacillus pumilus and contains these coding sequences:
- a CDS encoding MerR family transcriptional regulator, translated to MFKIGDFSMLSKVPVKTLRYYDQIDLLKPKQIDQGSGYRYYSAEQLLEVNRIFLYKELGFTLKQMAQLLREDISVEQIQGMFLLKESEIQQLIEREQQKLARIKERMHLIKREGCVEKEQEVIIKSVESKSIMSFQSNGTVDEIPSFFQTFHHLLLKNQQELISGPQMVLWRESMEKESEFEFEVGYSVKALRCTLPQGITIRTLPAEETMATLLFHSHSPSAQTACIDLATWIENNGYRVKEDQPGREIYYPLSENEEGRLIEIQIPIIDEIKS
- a CDS encoding MFS transporter, translated to MKNKTVVYLLALAAFLIGTIEYIITGIIQMVADDLHVTTSAAGLLVTSLALSAAIGAPIVIALTINMDRRKILSWMLIIFILSNFITSVSHSFEMVMMTRILQGISGGTAIVVAMAVATRLVEREKRGTAIGIILMGLSSSLVLGVPIGTFLSSMIGWKALFATIGLITLIPLIVVYRRIPSMKEQEPVTLGMQLSILKDKRILLAVAVTLFYVGGYSTLFTYLTPFLQASANLSITEISGILLLAGICSFLGSSLGGIAADKKGPIFTIFSGIILQIIMLMLLAFVTGNLVVMVAVIMIWMIATWSTSPAQQLYLVTLVPKSPDIALSVNTSFIQFGFALGSGVGGIVLSETSILNLSWISAGTVFLALLMTILMVAFDRFSQHKSLKVIEQGS
- a CDS encoding DUF6508 domain-containing protein; the protein is MSQFDNLTKYIPLLQEDPIGEWVIDQENDGTAEHPIQMPFVNYSETVRHLIEDVYTFAKQHQELELTRYREILKENGIEGGPNDIENVDTSNLNAQCVLALMMGVVRAERFSEGAIFKFFKSGAIVKCLERLDCLE
- a CDS encoding alpha/beta fold hydrolase, with protein sequence MRTVLLIGGTGFIGKQLVEELAKEDVNILLLVRSKSKATRIFQERGILKEAVMHFVEGDLTKIDLGLSADDKERVLKTDVMIHAGGPMDIQATSKKAASVFLNGAKHISDLAKSIHQLKGLQQFIHVVGYMSPFDDQNSKIEIDVFKEGNSYLKIKSPYERTKFLADLYIRQQALAVGYPLSVINPPTVVGSSKTGSTEQIAGLGLLVKSMRRGLMPVIPGGKDYRLPLISNDEFARFIVQVFRLEQSAIQTYTLVEDKQNDQNFAELLSMMSESMNMRAPKIFVPMPLMKAIMNSGVSKITNIPSDGLNFMTKRTFSNVAAKKIMGEDWFKKTSVMKFFPAVVADLDYRMMNQNGKDHHLFKRTLCDNTTLYQLQGEGKPFILLHGLLSDGEDLFPLAQELHEKTGQPVWNLDLPGLGRSPFKREKHLLDIYLNVVKKVLEKATNGAHLIGHSFGAYILLEALVQEYIDKKYSITLLQPPVDKKKTASRNVPQFMNKWTLKWATTNMIGRYVLSNGLFENTESIPGHYIEKVRNSFTSPRILNTTVQLNSLLQKFDQDDFNEVTKDHLHMIWGVYDKGYSAPSHLGKVDFVPYGHHFPLSHPSQTAALVIKQMRVWDK
- a CDS encoding DUF1835 domain-containing protein, translating into MIHIVFGAATAGSLKQAFREMKQDQIDDIIAFDDIYSIGPLLHLHGREGQAKRKEWLRNVMSNEFGDFDDMVNDQHRLLQQIKHIKDGTRILIWTGNNAHEQIGLRYAIYLLKEKNIELSLINTTAAFDQLFNTNTRRMDIRHAGEITTEKLKVLYRCKEHIHTVSKEEREKLHSEWLSFAKENHTLRIWQKGQTISVPEDEFDAYLVKMAKRLHQSEPEEEYIVTPRLIGEVIGHLDQYIGDDFIEYRIKTLIDQGIFDMIGRRTSMRYYSIKLTEFGQHFKKWVCCREFEDHPFVKIEGDYGGEPFHCGYCQCHLERDDIPMSDTLFSKIWNWNIQYGRWFDEETDDLLSNGADMEKKFNQEGERITEEVKRALSPAFQIEYSPSQYTQHII
- a CDS encoding TetR/AcrR family transcriptional regulator — protein: MNQKRVLEVAATLFLEKGFAYTSMDELVRVSKVSKSNVYYHFSNKEDLLEGVVDYWIEMYQSAIDDVLSQNQFLVEERIQLFLKQLSQGVQSREYKGSCPFITLYIQSPTQATQIKEKIGLFFTGLQKKVSLLLKQGVENGEFRKTIHIDEVASLFITNLEGALFISETLKDATVITKTADHIFNLLR
- the thrS gene encoding threonine--tRNA ligase, with product MREKLVKIQFPDGKIKEFSAGTTVADVASHISPSLRKKAVAGKINDQLVDVSHQLDSDAGLSIVTLDSKEGLEVLRHTSAHILAQAVKRLYDNVTLGIGPVIENGFYYDMKLNQTLSVEDLAVIEKEMENIINENHLIQRKEVSYKEAESLFAHDPYKLDILKGLPSQEAITVYQQGEFIDLCRGPHLPSTGYLKSFKLTRVAGAYWRGDSHQDVLQRVYGVAFQHSKQLAEYLHFMEEANKRDHRKLGKQLSLFMFSEEAPGMPFYLPKGQLVKNELMAFSREVRGKAQYEEVSTPFMMNQELWEKSGHWDHYHENMYFSEVDHTSFALKPMNCPGHMLMFKNSLYSYRDLPIRMAEFGQVHRHEFSGALNGLFRVRTFCQDDAHIFLREDQIEAEIKRIFQLVDHVYRTFGFEYSVELSTRPEKALGDDPIWDISESALKNVLDRLKVDYQLNEGDGAFYGPKIDFHIKDALQRSHQCATIQLDFQMPEKFDLTYINEKNEKVRPVVIHSAIFGSLDRFLGILIEHFAGAFPLWLAPVQVQIIPVSMVHLDHCLEVQQQLRSIGIRVTIDERDEKLGYKMREAQIQKIPYIAVIGDTEMQEKTLNIRQHGEKTSRQLSIDDFQHLAAQQIKNRTAAQI
- a CDS encoding DNA alkylation repair protein; amino-acid sequence: MQISEDIINRKGARKGTDIPRDVWTLLNQGEIESVNLTEWLAVNHMTLIQHVLPSVGLDHYIDDISSEITKQKAESGMKAIRLIGQLLDEVLHKENEEKQAEVLQAFAHHVSDSVRCWGAYMNKQRLSTLEEKLAYIQPFAADHHFGVREIAWMSVRESLSHQLDQSIEYLTEWAKSGDENLRRFSVEAIRPRGVWTKHIELLKQEPERALPILNLLKSDPSTYVQDSVGNWLNDASKTQPNWVMNLCEQWSKESDTKATSRIIKKAKRTIVKGNL